TAACTAAGAGTACCCCGAGTCCGCCAAAACCCAGTGCCCTTATCTCCATATCTTGTCTTCATCTCTGAAAGAACATATAACCCATTTATTGCTTGTCACCAAAGCTCTCGGCCGGTTTGCGGCCGTCTAACGCCTTCTGGGGCATGCTACCTATGGCAAAATAATCAATGGGCAATTCTTATCATGGTGGAAGGAAGTAACTGTACATCGCTTCATAAATACTGCCAGTTTTAAGCAAAGcccgagaaagaagagaccTGCAGAGACCAACAAAAGGATGCTAGAAGCGCTACCAAGGCTAGCATGGAGCTCCTTGATCTGTGCCAAGATAGGTCCCAACGGTTCGTTCTTCAAGCATATAAGACCTGTCACAGAATGAGTCTTTGAGCCAGATACGGAGAGAACATATTAGATCACTGTACCTCGCCATATAAGTGCCCACATAAAAAGACTGACACCACAGAGATAGAGGAtaagagcaagaaaagaagcaatcTTCTGTCCTCTACTCAAACCAGGGGACCTTTGCGAAGCCAAGACTGCTCGTCCCCCTAACACGAGGGCGAATATTGTGAATGCGGTGATTAGATCAAACATTCCAGGCAAGACTGTGTCAACGATGATGCCACCGGCGTTTGTCGTagatgtatgtatgagtGACGGATATTCAACGATAACGCGATACAGGGCTCTAAATATCTCGAGATGGATTGTAATCAAGTTGCACGTGCGAATTTAATCCAAAATATACTCTTGATATCCAGAAAAATTCCTCGCATGGACTCAAGGCGCGTAAAATGGCAACCTGGTGGTTTCCACCCCACCGGTCCTTATCTACAGAGGTAGTGGGTCTTAGACGCGTAAGCTGACTGGACGACGAGCAAGTTATATGTGCAAACTTCTGTCTCCCTCGCGCTTTGTTTTGTAGAAAGATTTGATCATAGCTTTCCCGAGTATTGGTTACCCATCTAAAGACGTGCTCCTAATCAGCGATACATGAGGCCCTTACATTGGACACCGGAAAAGTCCCAACTCTCCTCATAATCTTTAATACAAGGATTTAGACTATCTCCTGTTTCCTAATTGGCCAGAATAATACAGATTGATAATTATCAAATTCTGAGCCTACACCGGTATGTTTTCTAcatcaatatattatttcattaTAGGCCGTATCAACCGGATAGTCAAGGCCATGCTGTCTAGTATTCAGCTAGAAATCTTTATTGAATGTTTCAACTATTATAGTCTAGCTGTACTCTGTTTTCTACCTCATACTCTATTCTCACCTTGTTCAGATCTTCAGCCTATATTTGCTACTGCATATGCACTGATCTTCGAGCCAGTACGATGACTTTCGCTTTCTGTTTTAGTGCTCATCTCTCGCCACTTTTTGCTAAATGAGTAGACCCGAGCACACATTGAGCGACCTGAAGGGATCACTAAGCATGGAGTGAGCGGAAAATTAAATGCCCTGAGCGAAAAACCTGAATAAATTGTACCCTAACTAAATAGTGATGTTCCCCTATCCCGTTCCTCCACTTCTAGTCCACGTTTGCCTGTCATACTCCCTAATAATCCAGCCTTGACATCACGACATCACAAAAATGATGAACGACTGATAGGTGAAACTATCATTTCTTCTGATGCTCAGAGGGCCCCTGGGTTTCAACGTCGTCACGAGTGAAATAATTATATGCCCAGTACGTCCCAGCAACGCCGAGCCCTATCAAGGCACCGATTTGACCTGCaggatgaaggagattgaaTGAAAGAGCTAGTCCTGCACTACTTGGGACGACAGTAACACCTCCTGCCGTGGCTGCCCCCAGGGCCGCCCCTCCTCCCATTCCGAGTATCGCAGTCCCGGGGTCTATACTATTCGTCTTTACCGCGT
The window above is part of the Aspergillus luchuensis IFO 4308 DNA, chromosome 8, nearly complete sequence genome. Proteins encoded here:
- a CDS encoding uncharacterized protein (TransMembrane:2 (n4-15c22/23o38-61i82-107o)), encoding MFDLITAFTIFALVLGGRAVLASQRSPGLSRGQKIASFLALILYLCGVSLFMWALIWRGLICLKNEPLGPILAQIKELHASLGSASSILLLVSAGLFFLGLCLKLAVFMKRCSMPQKALDGRKPAESFGDKQ